In a genomic window of Halalkalicoccus sp. CG83:
- the larB gene encoding nickel pincer cofactor biosynthesis protein LarB, giving the protein MGPREILEDVSEGNITVEEAEARLTGYVTTDAGRFDAAREHRRGIPEAIFAPGKTPAEIAALAEAALGTTGRAIVTRIDETAVAAVREAVDADADLAHHERSRVLVVHAEGFEAPSLDARVGLVTGGTADAEPAGEAAVIASETGAAVERIEDVGVANLTRIVDQLPTLRDQDVLIVAAGREGALPTVVAGLVDVPVIGLPVSSGYGHGGDGEAALVGLLQSCTVLSVVNVDAGFVAGAQAGLIARAISGARVDRVPES; this is encoded by the coding sequence ATGGGCCCTCGAGAGATTCTCGAAGACGTTTCGGAGGGGAATATAACCGTCGAGGAGGCCGAGGCGCGCCTCACCGGCTACGTGACCACCGATGCCGGTCGGTTCGACGCCGCGCGCGAGCACAGACGCGGCATTCCCGAGGCGATCTTCGCCCCCGGAAAGACGCCGGCCGAGATCGCCGCGCTCGCGGAGGCCGCCCTCGGGACGACCGGCCGAGCGATCGTCACCCGGATCGACGAGACGGCCGTGGCGGCCGTCCGGGAGGCGGTCGACGCCGACGCGGACCTCGCTCACCACGAGCGATCGCGCGTGCTGGTCGTCCACGCCGAGGGGTTCGAGGCGCCGAGCCTCGACGCCCGGGTCGGGCTCGTCACCGGCGGCACCGCCGACGCCGAGCCGGCGGGCGAGGCCGCGGTGATCGCGAGCGAGACCGGCGCGGCGGTCGAGCGGATCGAGGACGTCGGCGTGGCGAACCTCACCCGGATCGTCGACCAGCTACCGACGCTCCGCGACCAGGACGTCCTGATCGTCGCCGCGGGCCGCGAGGGGGCGCTGCCGACGGTCGTCGCGGGCCTGGTCGACGTCCCCGTGATCGGCCTGCCCGTCTCCAGCGGCTACGGCCACGGCGGCGACGGCGAGGCCGCCCTCGTCGGATTGCTCCAGTCGTGTACCGTCCTCTCGGTCGTCAACGTCGACGCGGGCTTCGTCGCGGGGGCGCAGGCCGGCCTGATCGCCCGCGCCATCTCGGGCGCTCGTGTCGACCGAGTTCCGGAATCGTGA
- a CDS encoding GIY-YIG nuclease family protein, with translation MSHYVYVLECADGSLYTGYTTDPERRLEEHNAGAGAKYTRGRTPVELVHVERFESRSAAMAREYAIKQFSRTEKESLVGLD, from the coding sequence ATGAGCCACTACGTCTACGTCCTGGAGTGTGCGGACGGCAGTCTCTACACCGGCTACACGACCGATCCCGAGCGACGGCTTGAGGAGCACAACGCCGGCGCGGGCGCGAAGTACACCCGCGGACGAACGCCGGTCGAGCTGGTCCACGTCGAGCGTTTCGAGAGCCGGTCGGCGGCGATGGCCCGGGAGTACGCGATCAAGCAGTTCTCGCGAACGGAGAAGGAGTCATTGGTCGGTCTCGATTAG
- a CDS encoding DUF1931 domain-containing protein produces the protein MADLIVKAAVKEALSEHNVASDFYDALDDEVEELLQDAARRAEENDRKTVQPRDL, from the coding sequence ATGGCAGACCTGATCGTCAAAGCCGCCGTGAAGGAAGCACTGTCCGAGCACAACGTCGCCTCCGACTTCTACGATGCACTCGACGACGAAGTCGAGGAGCTGCTCCAGGACGCAGCCCGCCGTGCAGAGGAGAACGATCGGAAGACGGTCCAGCCCCGCGACCTGTAA
- a CDS encoding DUF7563 family protein — protein MPHCNHCDAHVSERFERVFADENGRILACPSCSANAGIAEASRLRARKA, from the coding sequence ATGCCACACTGTAACCACTGCGATGCGCACGTCTCGGAGCGATTCGAGCGCGTGTTCGCCGACGAGAACGGGCGGATCCTCGCCTGTCCAAGCTGTTCGGCGAACGCGGGCATAGCGGAAGCGTCGAGACTCCGTGCGCGAAAGGCGTAA
- a CDS encoding MutS-related protein encodes MEFESIPGVGAKTASALAELPDAERALREGDVAALAAAPGISEGRAARIARGAIRREHDDDARVLETERAREIHRTLLDLLKERAVTSYAERRLETFYPSASASRIEEARAFSIRAMEREPDLEVREALSGVTPLETPREVRVRDRCLVTSDAERYAEAREAIPEMPVEVCEDARGLAELARGYSTVIAIDEAFVGVEIEGDVRVEPDALANPAAVVPERTLSFFAANRESIRAAGEVHRAAGMDPPCDLDALEAALSRLGADGEVRGDEELDRLSRAVDDLDASVHTAESVANDRLRAAIEERDVTIEGADLLSLAERGAGIDSLLSRELADEYDAAVEAAREHLLDALSLDSGEAEIARGAFPEEPSFPVEHDEGVVTRLREELVAAKERRATRGKRELAAELADLREGAETLVRTALERDVELAISRFAGEFDCTMPEFEGRGIAIEGGRSPLLSEPIEAVEPVDYAVSGVTLLSGVNSGGKTSTLDLVCAVAILAQMGLPVPAERARLRRFEEIHYHAKSQGTLDAGAFESTVREFAALAEGGPGRLVLVDELESITEPGASAKIIAGILEALSETEATAVFVTHLAREIRSAAAAELAVDGIEAVGLEDGELVVNRSPVKDHLARSTPELIVEKLAGEDDAEIYTRLLEKFES; translated from the coding sequence ATGGAGTTCGAGTCGATTCCCGGCGTCGGAGCGAAGACGGCGAGCGCGCTCGCCGAGCTTCCCGACGCCGAGCGGGCGCTCCGCGAGGGCGACGTTGCCGCTCTCGCGGCCGCCCCCGGGATCAGCGAGGGCCGTGCCGCCCGGATCGCCCGTGGCGCGATCCGACGCGAACACGACGATGACGCCCGCGTCCTCGAGACCGAACGCGCACGCGAGATCCACCGCACGCTGCTCGACCTGTTGAAGGAGCGGGCGGTGACGAGCTACGCCGAGCGACGGCTCGAGACGTTCTACCCGAGCGCCTCCGCATCGCGCATCGAGGAGGCCAGGGCGTTCTCGATCCGGGCGATGGAGCGCGAACCGGACCTCGAGGTCCGCGAGGCGCTCTCGGGGGTCACACCCCTCGAGACGCCCCGCGAGGTCCGTGTACGCGATCGGTGTCTGGTAACGAGCGACGCCGAGCGTTACGCCGAGGCGCGCGAGGCGATCCCCGAGATGCCCGTGGAGGTCTGTGAGGACGCCCGCGGGCTCGCGGAGCTCGCGCGCGGCTACTCGACGGTGATCGCGATCGACGAGGCGTTCGTCGGCGTCGAGATCGAGGGCGACGTCCGGGTCGAGCCCGACGCGCTCGCGAACCCCGCGGCGGTCGTCCCCGAGCGCACGCTCTCCTTTTTCGCCGCCAACCGGGAGTCGATCCGGGCGGCAGGCGAGGTCCACCGCGCTGCCGGGATGGACCCGCCCTGCGATCTCGACGCGCTCGAGGCCGCCCTCTCGCGGCTCGGTGCCGACGGCGAGGTGCGCGGTGACGAGGAGCTCGATCGACTCTCGCGTGCAGTGGACGACCTCGACGCGAGCGTCCACACCGCAGAGAGCGTCGCGAACGACCGGCTGCGTGCGGCGATCGAGGAGCGCGACGTCACGATCGAGGGTGCGGACCTGCTCTCGCTGGCCGAGCGGGGCGCGGGCATCGACTCGCTGCTCTCCCGGGAGCTCGCCGACGAGTACGATGCGGCCGTCGAGGCGGCCCGCGAGCATCTGCTCGACGCGCTCTCGCTCGATTCGGGCGAGGCGGAGATCGCCCGCGGTGCCTTTCCCGAGGAGCCCTCGTTTCCGGTCGAACACGACGAAGGAGTGGTCACTCGCCTCCGTGAGGAGCTGGTCGCCGCGAAGGAGCGACGCGCCACCCGAGGAAAACGCGAGCTCGCGGCCGAACTGGCAGACCTCCGCGAGGGCGCGGAGACGCTGGTCCGGACCGCGCTCGAACGCGACGTCGAACTCGCGATCTCGCGGTTCGCCGGCGAGTTCGACTGTACGATGCCCGAGTTCGAGGGCCGGGGAATCGCGATCGAGGGCGGGCGGTCGCCGCTGCTCTCCGAGCCGATCGAGGCGGTCGAGCCCGTCGACTACGCGGTCTCGGGCGTGACGCTGCTCTCGGGGGTCAACAGCGGAGGGAAGACCTCGACGCTGGACCTGGTCTGTGCGGTGGCGATCCTCGCGCAGATGGGACTGCCGGTACCCGCCGAACGCGCCCGGCTGCGTCGCTTCGAGGAGATCCACTACCACGCCAAGAGCCAGGGCACCCTCGATGCCGGCGCCTTCGAGAGTACCGTCCGGGAGTTCGCGGCGCTGGCGGAGGGCGGCCCCGGTCGGCTGGTGCTGGTCGACGAACTCGAGAGCATCACCGAGCCCGGCGCGAGCGCGAAGATCATCGCTGGCATCCTCGAGGCGCTCTCGGAGACCGAGGCCACGGCGGTGTTCGTCACCCACCTCGCTCGCGAGATCCGATCTGCCGCCGCCGCCGAGCTCGCGGTCGACGGGATCGAGGCCGTCGGACTCGAGGACGGCGAACTGGTGGTGAACCGCTCGCCGGTCAAGGACCACCTCGCACGATCGACGCCCGAGCTCATCGTCGAGAAGCTCGCCGGCGAGGACGACGCCGAGATCTACACCCGCCTACTGGAGAAGTTCGAGTCGTGA
- a CDS encoding ABC transporter ATP-binding protein, whose amino-acid sequence MNTTAQAPAVALEEVTKTYTLGEPIDALDGVSLSIPRGSYTAIMGPSGSGKSTLMNLVGCLDRPTVGTVRVDGRDVTDLSDRKRTALRGRSIGFVFQTFNLMPRLSALENVALPLVFQGVSRRRRHDRARSLLDRVGLGDRADHRPSQLSGGQRQRVAIARALVVDPSIVLADEPTGNLDTDTGARILELFGELHEEGHTVVMVTHERDVAEHAERIVHVLDGTVEGIEEIESRRRVIGEGRA is encoded by the coding sequence GTGAACACGACCGCCCAAGCGCCGGCCGTCGCCCTCGAGGAGGTCACGAAGACGTACACGCTCGGCGAGCCGATCGACGCGCTGGACGGGGTCTCGCTGTCGATTCCTCGGGGGTCGTACACCGCGATCATGGGTCCGAGCGGCTCGGGAAAGAGTACCCTGATGAACCTCGTCGGCTGTCTGGATCGGCCCACGGTCGGAACCGTCCGCGTCGACGGACGCGACGTCACCGACCTGAGCGACCGGAAGCGGACGGCGCTGCGGGGGCGATCGATCGGGTTCGTCTTCCAGACGTTCAACCTGATGCCGCGGCTGTCGGCGCTCGAGAACGTCGCGCTGCCGCTGGTCTTCCAGGGAGTCTCCCGCCGACGGCGCCACGATCGGGCTCGATCGCTTCTGGATCGCGTCGGCCTGGGCGACAGGGCCGATCACCGTCCCAGCCAGCTCTCGGGCGGCCAGCGCCAGCGCGTCGCCATCGCACGGGCGCTCGTGGTCGACCCGTCGATCGTACTGGCCGACGAGCCGACGGGTAACCTCGACACCGACACCGGTGCGCGTATCCTCGAACTGTTCGGCGAGCTCCACGAGGAGGGCCACACCGTCGTGATGGTGACCCACGAACGCGACGTCGCGGAGCACGCCGAGCGCATCGTCCACGTTCTCGACGGGACCGTCGAGGGAATCGAGGAGATCGAGTCACGCCGCCGCGTGATCGGGGAGGGACGGGCGTGA
- a CDS encoding four-helix bundle copper-binding protein encodes MALTEIDHLSDEMAECTDNCLEAAQACEWCADACADEGEGMARCIRLCRDVADLTTLHARFMVRQSAFHAELAAVCADACEECADECEQHDHDHCQLCAEVLRECAETCREMAA; translated from the coding sequence ATGGCACTCACCGAGATAGACCACCTGTCGGACGAGATGGCCGAGTGTACGGACAACTGCCTGGAGGCCGCACAGGCCTGCGAGTGGTGTGCGGACGCCTGTGCCGACGAGGGCGAGGGGATGGCCCGCTGTATCCGGCTCTGTCGGGACGTCGCGGACCTGACGACGCTCCACGCCCGGTTCATGGTCCGCCAGTCGGCGTTCCACGCGGAGCTCGCGGCGGTCTGTGCGGACGCCTGCGAGGAGTGTGCCGACGAGTGCGAGCAGCACGACCACGACCACTGTCAGCTCTGTGCGGAGGTCCTGCGCGAGTGTGCGGAGACCTGCCGCGAGATGGCGGCCTGA
- a CDS encoding TIGR03557 family F420-dependent LLM class oxidoreductase, translating into MPELGYAVSSEEHGPDDMIDYAVRAEESGFDFVSASDHFHPWTSTQGESPFVWSVLGAIARETEEVDVGVGVTCPTIRIHPVNVAQATATVASMLPDREFLFGVGTGEQLNEHVTGERWPEHSVRLEMLEEAIEVMRKLWDGGQTSHHGKHYTVENARLFTRPDEAPPAMVSAFGPQTANAAAEYADGFWSVGPREELLEAYRDAGGDGSAITQLTACVDSEGSEDEAVSTAHEYWPQTGLPGELNQVLPTPRHFEQAVEMVEEEDVREGSLLTDQDADTHIENLQTAVDAGYDRVYVHQVGPDQEAFFEFYEEEVLPSF; encoded by the coding sequence ATGCCCGAACTCGGCTACGCGGTCTCGAGCGAGGAGCACGGCCCGGACGACATGATCGACTACGCCGTCCGCGCCGAGGAGAGCGGCTTCGACTTCGTCTCCGCCTCCGATCACTTCCATCCCTGGACCAGCACGCAGGGCGAGTCGCCGTTCGTCTGGTCGGTGCTCGGTGCGATCGCCCGCGAGACCGAGGAGGTCGACGTCGGCGTCGGCGTCACCTGCCCGACCATCAGGATCCACCCGGTCAACGTCGCGCAGGCGACCGCGACGGTCGCCTCGATGCTTCCCGACCGGGAATTCCTCTTCGGCGTCGGCACCGGCGAGCAGCTCAACGAACACGTCACCGGCGAACGCTGGCCCGAACACTCGGTCCGACTCGAGATGCTCGAGGAGGCGATCGAGGTGATGCGAAAGCTCTGGGACGGCGGCCAGACCAGCCACCACGGGAAACACTACACCGTCGAGAACGCCCGTCTGTTCACCCGGCCCGACGAGGCGCCGCCGGCGATGGTCTCGGCGTTCGGTCCGCAGACCGCGAACGCCGCCGCCGAGTACGCCGACGGCTTCTGGTCCGTCGGTCCGCGCGAGGAGCTGCTCGAGGCCTACCGTGACGCCGGCGGTGACGGCTCAGCGATCACCCAGCTCACCGCCTGTGTCGACAGCGAGGGAAGCGAGGACGAGGCCGTCTCGACTGCCCACGAGTACTGGCCCCAGACCGGTCTGCCCGGCGAGCTCAATCAGGTACTGCCGACGCCGCGACACTTCGAGCAGGCCGTCGAGATGGTCGAGGAGGAGGACGTTCGCGAGGGCTCGCTGCTCACCGACCAGGACGCCGATACGCACATCGAGAACCTCCAGACGGCCGTCGACGCGGGTTACGACCGCGTCTACGTCCACCAGGTCGGCCCCGACCAGGAAGCGTTCTTCGAGTTCTACGAGGAGGAGGTCCTGCCCTCGTTCTGA
- a CDS encoding phosphoglucomutase/phosphomannomutase family protein, which yields MDTAISFGTDGWRATLDTFTAPRVRMVGQAVATYLDDEGVPGAVGVCYDARESSPGFAEELARVLCANGRDVYMPERDRPTPLLAWQIVDRDLAGGLMLTASHNPPEYNGVKFIPEDGAPAPPAVTDAIEARLAEPDPLPEDEWGTVHEADFQTTHAEHALDLIDGDLDGLPVAYDAIHGSGRGVTDALLERAGATVDRLRCGDDPTFGGVSPEPTRENLGELIERVTDGEAGIGFANDGDADRIAVVTPERGLLDANLLFAALYDYLLETDSGPAIRSVSTTFLVDRVAAAHGEEAFEVPVGFKWVAESMVERDALMGGEESGGFSIRGHVPEKDGVLTALLAATAHDAEPLDERVDRLLEEHGEIHQSRVSVDCPDEEKAPTLEALSEAIPESVAGERIEDVNTADGFKLLLEDGSWLLVRPSGTEPKLRVYAEAESEGRVEALLEAGSELVNEVR from the coding sequence ATGGACACGGCGATCAGCTTCGGAACGGACGGCTGGCGCGCGACGCTCGATACGTTCACCGCGCCGCGGGTACGCATGGTCGGACAGGCCGTGGCGACGTATCTCGACGACGAGGGCGTTCCGGGCGCCGTCGGCGTCTGCTACGACGCCCGCGAGTCCTCGCCGGGGTTCGCCGAGGAGCTCGCGCGCGTGCTCTGTGCGAACGGCCGCGACGTCTACATGCCCGAGCGCGATCGCCCCACCCCGCTGCTCGCCTGGCAGATCGTCGACCGCGACCTGGCGGGCGGGCTGATGCTCACCGCCTCGCACAACCCACCCGAGTACAACGGCGTGAAGTTCATCCCCGAGGACGGCGCGCCGGCACCGCCCGCCGTGACCGACGCCATCGAGGCCCGACTCGCGGAGCCCGATCCCCTCCCCGAAGACGAGTGGGGGACCGTCCACGAGGCCGACTTTCAGACCACCCACGCGGAGCACGCTCTCGATCTCATCGACGGCGACCTCGACGGGCTCCCGGTCGCCTACGACGCGATCCACGGCAGCGGCCGCGGCGTCACCGACGCGCTGCTCGAGCGCGCCGGCGCGACCGTCGATCGGCTTCGCTGCGGGGACGATCCCACCTTCGGCGGCGTCTCACCGGAGCCCACCCGGGAGAACCTTGGAGAGTTGATCGAGCGCGTGACGGACGGCGAGGCCGGAATCGGGTTCGCGAACGACGGCGACGCCGACCGGATCGCGGTCGTCACGCCCGAACGAGGCCTCCTCGACGCGAACCTGCTGTTCGCGGCGCTCTACGACTACCTGCTCGAGACCGACTCGGGGCCTGCGATCCGCAGCGTCTCGACGACGTTCCTCGTCGATCGGGTGGCCGCCGCCCACGGCGAGGAGGCGTTCGAGGTGCCGGTCGGCTTCAAGTGGGTCGCCGAATCGATGGTCGAACGGGACGCGCTGATGGGCGGCGAGGAGTCGGGCGGCTTCAGCATCAGGGGACACGTCCCCGAGAAGGACGGCGTGCTCACGGCGCTGCTCGCGGCGACCGCCCACGACGCGGAGCCGCTGGACGAGCGGGTCGACCGCCTGCTCGAGGAACACGGCGAGATCCACCAGAGCCGGGTGAGCGTCGACTGCCCCGACGAGGAGAAGGCCCCCACGCTGGAGGCGCTCTCGGAGGCGATCCCGGAGTCCGTCGCCGGCGAGCGTATCGAGGACGTCAACACCGCCGACGGGTTCAAGCTCCTGCTCGAGGACGGCTCCTGGCTGCTCGTTCGCCCGAGCGGGACGGAGCCCAAACTGCGGGTCTACGCCGAGGCCGAGAGCGAGGGTCGCGTCGAGGCGCTGCTCGAGGCGGGGAGCGAACTGGTCAACGAGGTCCGCTGA
- a CDS encoding NADPH-dependent FMN reductase, which produces MDQPRVVAVAGSLRDGSYTRLALEHALDAAREAGASTALLDLREYDLPVYDPDTENPSEAETLMREIREADAVLLGTPVYHGTISSALKNALDYCGFDEFEDTTTGLLAVAGGGTFGPTLEHLRASVRAVHGWTLPHQVGIRNASDQFDDEGEFLDPALEERVRKLGRQAVEYAFIEPEPRTEHTTTA; this is translated from the coding sequence ATGGATCAGCCACGCGTCGTCGCGGTCGCCGGCAGCCTCCGCGACGGGAGTTACACCCGGCTCGCACTCGAACACGCCCTCGACGCCGCACGCGAGGCGGGCGCCTCGACCGCACTGCTCGACCTGCGCGAGTACGACCTTCCGGTGTACGATCCGGACACGGAGAACCCGTCCGAGGCCGAGACCCTCATGCGGGAGATCCGCGAGGCCGACGCCGTCCTCCTGGGAACTCCCGTCTACCACGGTACCATCTCCTCGGCGCTGAAGAACGCGCTCGACTACTGCGGGTTCGACGAGTTCGAGGACACCACCACCGGCCTGCTCGCGGTCGCCGGCGGGGGCACCTTCGGCCCCACGCTCGAGCACCTCCGAGCGAGCGTTCGCGCCGTTCACGGCTGGACGCTCCCCCACCAGGTCGGGATCCGCAACGCCTCCGATCAGTTCGACGACGAGGGCGAGTTCCTCGACCCCGCACTCGAGGAACGCGTCCGGAAGCTCGGCCGCCAGGCCGTCGAGTACGCGTTCATCGAGCCCGAGCCGAGAACCGAGCACACGACGACGGCCTAA
- a CDS encoding ABC transporter permease, whose product MNVRQAFSMSWRAIRSSPLRSTLTTLGVLIGVAAVITFVILGASLQAEVLGEVSGGEAERVYVWNGQEEANGAPGSGSRPTFTRHDVEQLEAIEGVASVTPYSPIRVNNVEHAGDTVAGSDAVATDADYFTDGAIGEGRAFESGENEVVMTTRAAEEFEDDVEVGDTVTITFEDGSEAEVRVVGIIEESTSRGPFEGFGESSRIYVPADPFYRTTIESPAAGTEQRVYPSLVVTVNDAEAVPDVRNDAEAYLEGESDAATLLPSDFVIEVETNQDLRDRLNSLLTTLTGFVTGVALISLLVGSIGIANVMLVSVTERTREIGIMKTVGAQNRDVLGLFLVEAITLGAIGAVIGTGVGFGAGYLATYLLDLPFVAPLEWAAVAVVVGLVVGALSGIYPAWNAARTDPIEALRYE is encoded by the coding sequence GTGAACGTCCGCCAGGCGTTCTCGATGAGCTGGCGGGCGATCCGGAGCAGCCCGCTTCGCTCCACGCTGACGACGCTGGGCGTGCTCATCGGCGTCGCCGCCGTCATCACCTTCGTGATCCTCGGTGCGAGCCTCCAGGCGGAGGTCCTCGGCGAGGTGAGCGGCGGCGAGGCCGAGCGGGTCTACGTCTGGAACGGCCAGGAGGAGGCAAACGGCGCGCCCGGATCTGGATCGCGACCCACCTTCACTCGACACGACGTCGAACAGCTCGAGGCGATCGAGGGCGTCGCCTCGGTGACGCCGTACAGTCCGATCCGCGTCAACAACGTCGAACACGCCGGCGACACCGTCGCCGGGAGCGACGCCGTCGCCACCGACGCCGACTACTTCACCGACGGCGCGATCGGGGAGGGCCGGGCGTTCGAGTCGGGCGAGAACGAGGTGGTGATGACCACGCGGGCGGCCGAGGAGTTCGAGGACGACGTGGAGGTCGGCGACACGGTGACGATCACCTTCGAGGACGGCTCCGAAGCCGAGGTGCGCGTGGTCGGGATCATCGAGGAGTCGACGAGCCGCGGCCCCTTCGAGGGGTTCGGCGAGAGCTCTCGGATCTACGTGCCCGCGGACCCGTTCTACCGAACGACGATCGAGAGCCCCGCCGCGGGGACCGAACAACGCGTCTACCCGTCGCTCGTCGTCACGGTGAACGACGCCGAGGCGGTCCCCGACGTCCGGAACGACGCCGAGGCGTATCTCGAGGGCGAGTCGGACGCCGCGACGCTACTCCCGAGCGACTTCGTCATCGAGGTCGAGACCAATCAGGATCTGCGCGACCGACTGAACTCGCTGCTGACGACGCTGACCGGCTTCGTCACGGGCGTCGCGCTCATCTCGTTGCTGGTCGGCTCGATCGGCATCGCGAACGTCATGCTCGTCAGCGTCACCGAGCGCACCCGCGAGATCGGGATCATGAAGACGGTCGGCGCGCAGAACCGCGACGTCCTCGGGCTGTTCCTGGTCGAGGCGATCACCCTGGGCGCCATCGGGGCGGTCATCGGCACCGGCGTCGGGTTCGGGGCGGGCTATCTCGCGACCTACCTGCTCGACCTGCCGTTCGTCGCCCCGCTCGAGTGGGCGGCGGTCGCCGTCGTCGTCGGGCTGGTCGTCGGTGCGCTTTCGGGGATCTATCCCGCATGGAACGCCGCCCGAACCGACCCGATCGAGGCGCTTCGCTACGAGTGA
- a CDS encoding ORC1-type DNA replication protein, producing MAEDPEEGMLSWDESVFRDERVFEIDYLPETFKHRESQLQGLQYALRPAVRGSRPLNALVQGPPGTGKTTAVQKLFGELSAQSGVRTVRVNCQVDSTRYAVFSRLFEGIFEYEPPSSGVSFKKLFGQVADRLVEADEVLVVALDDVNYLFYENEASDTLYSLIRAHEAHPGVRAGVVVVSSDLSLDAIEELDARVQSVFRPEEVYFPVYDAGEIVDILDERVRKGFREGVLSAPVLDRVAELTADSGGDLRVGIDLLRRAGLNAEMRASRTVEREDVEDAYEQSKYVHLSRSLRGLAESERALVRTIAEHDGSQAGEVYEAFREETELGYTRYSEIVNKLDQLGVIEADYAEMEGRGRSRSLSLAYDHEAVLERLE from the coding sequence ATGGCCGAGGACCCTGAAGAGGGAATGCTCTCGTGGGACGAGTCCGTCTTCCGGGACGAGCGCGTCTTCGAGATCGACTACCTGCCGGAGACGTTCAAACACCGCGAGAGCCAGCTCCAGGGCCTGCAGTACGCGCTCCGTCCCGCCGTACGGGGCTCGCGCCCGCTGAACGCTCTCGTTCAGGGTCCGCCCGGGACCGGCAAGACCACCGCGGTCCAGAAGCTCTTCGGCGAGCTCTCCGCCCAGTCGGGGGTGCGGACCGTCCGCGTCAACTGCCAGGTGGACTCGACGCGCTATGCGGTGTTCTCGCGGCTGTTCGAGGGGATCTTCGAGTACGAGCCCCCCTCGAGCGGCGTCTCGTTCAAGAAGCTGTTCGGGCAGGTCGCCGACCGGCTGGTCGAGGCCGACGAGGTGCTCGTGGTCGCGCTCGACGACGTCAACTACCTGTTCTACGAGAACGAGGCGAGCGACACGCTCTACTCGCTGATCCGCGCCCACGAGGCCCACCCCGGCGTCCGCGCCGGCGTGGTCGTCGTCTCCTCCGATCTCTCGCTCGACGCGATCGAGGAGCTCGATGCCCGCGTCCAGAGCGTCTTTCGCCCCGAGGAGGTCTACTTCCCCGTCTACGACGCGGGCGAGATCGTCGACATCCTCGACGAGCGGGTCCGCAAGGGGTTTCGCGAGGGCGTGCTCTCGGCGCCGGTGCTCGACCGGGTCGCGGAGCTCACCGCCGACAGCGGCGGCGACCTCCGCGTGGGGATCGACCTCCTCAGGCGCGCGGGGCTGAACGCCGAGATGCGCGCGAGCCGTACCGTCGAACGCGAGGACGTCGAGGACGCCTACGAGCAGTCGAAGTACGTCCACCTCTCGCGGAGCCTCCGCGGGCTCGCCGAGAGCGAACGGGCGCTCGTCAGAACCATCGCCGAGCACGACGGCTCGCAGGCGGGCGAGGTCTACGAGGCGTTCCGCGAGGAGACCGAGCTGGGCTACACCCGGTACTCGGAGATCGTCAACAAGCTCGATCAGCTCGGCGTGATCGAGGCGGACTACGCCGAGATGGAGGGTCGGGGACGCTCGCGCTCGCTCTCGCTGGCCTACGACCACGAGGCCGTCCTCGAGCGCCTGGAGTAG
- the rpiA gene encoding ribose-5-phosphate isomerase RpiA encodes MKSTGGDDDAKRRAGEHAAGMVEDGTVVGLGTGSTTAYAIRALGRAVDAGLDVVGVPTSYQSGDLAREVDVPVRTLDDVSGVDLAIDGADQVAGFDCIKGGGAAHAREKLVASAADRLVIVVDPSKEADRLDRSVPIELLPDARRPVSAALRDLGGEPELREAERKDGPVVTENANLVIDCDFGSIEDPAGLAADLSAIPGVVEHGLFVGLIDEVVVGTATGVETRR; translated from the coding sequence ATGAAATCGACGGGCGGTGACGACGACGCGAAGCGACGCGCCGGCGAACACGCCGCCGGGATGGTCGAGGACGGCACCGTCGTCGGCCTCGGTACCGGTTCTACGACGGCGTACGCGATTCGAGCGCTCGGTCGGGCGGTCGACGCGGGTCTCGACGTCGTCGGCGTCCCGACGTCCTACCAGTCGGGTGATCTCGCCCGCGAGGTCGACGTCCCCGTCCGAACGCTCGACGACGTTTCGGGAGTCGACCTGGCGATCGACGGGGCCGACCAGGTCGCGGGATTCGACTGTATCAAGGGCGGCGGCGCCGCCCACGCGAGGGAGAAGCTCGTCGCTAGCGCTGCCGACCGGCTGGTGATCGTCGTCGACCCCTCGAAGGAGGCGGATCGCCTCGACCGGTCGGTACCGATCGAACTGCTCCCGGACGCCCGACGACCCGTCTCGGCGGCGCTTCGAGACCTCGGCGGCGAACCGGAACTCAGGGAGGCCGAACGGAAGGACGGCCCCGTCGTGACCGAGAACGCTAATCTCGTGATCGACTGTGACTTCGGGTCGATCGAGGACCCTGCCGGGCTGGCGGCCGATCTCTCGGCAATTCCGGGCGTCGTCGAACACGGGCTGTTCGTGGGGTTGATCGACGAGGTGGTGGTCGGGACCGCTACCGGCGTCGAGACGCGGCGCTAG